In Solea senegalensis isolate Sse05_10M linkage group LG18, IFAPA_SoseM_1, whole genome shotgun sequence, a single window of DNA contains:
- the LOC122759254 gene encoding leucine zipper putative tumor suppressor 2 homolog, which translates to MALVQALPISAEPHNSGLSGGTRRRLQSGPSPPINAPPPSTLDPMGSVSSLIATRPGPYQDHRSGVEFGTRVRRPTPGASRLDGESPQDHLLQNISPLKKQSSTAFIRGLEKESRSGNYTYQNEDYMGDWNENHAVTTSPSSDTDEIKEGSGFKGNVGGPPPKLIPESGKLERNMEKTVLRPTAFKPVIPKSRTSMQYLSPRHCANVPESQNTLNLLSPTHREVSPSCSEKRSSYSGARHSGGGGSSQSCSLSDSGRNSLSSLPPYGTTGYSLASGEASVGHMEPMKSAPSVGAHGHSNSDSGRSSSSKSTGSGSISGRGQPLSDSGSSGRSPGPLDGYEGVVRDLEDKLRERELELQQLRDNLDENEAAICQVYEEKQKRFELELEELRQSCATRMQTASQKAQRAQQVLQMQAFQLQQEKKKLQEDFAQLLKEREQLEERCTSYEHEKIQLGPRLEETKWEVCQKSGEISLLKQQLKEVQGELAQRVGEIVSLRGQLREARGELTNTQVLLQEAHGTTRTRTLELEVCENELQRRKSEAELLREKVGRLEAELAQLKDQSQGNRQCQVFQEAEEHMLAYESDEAKAQRQSSTEALQNMKAQMDRMRSELIFERQRAEQQMGSFEEERRIWQEEKDKVIRYQKQLQQNYVQMYRRNRELEQHLQDLSQELESREEDEGSGNEINFDEVAATEI; encoded by the exons ATGGCTCTGGTTCAGGCTCTGCCCATATCTGCTGAGCCCCACAACTCAGGCCTCAGTGGAGGGACCCGTAGAAGACTACAATCTGGCCCTTCACCCCCCATCAACGCACCACCACCCTCCACCCTGGATCCCATGGGCTCTGTTAGCAGCCTTATAGCCACCCGCCCTGGTCCCTACCAGGACCATCGCTCCGGTGTTGAATTTGGAACAAGGGTTCGACGACCCACACCCGGAGCTTCCCGCCTTGATGGCGAGTCTCCACAGGATCATTTACTGCAGAACATCTCACCGCTCAAGAAACAAAGCTCCACAGCATTCATCAGGGGCCTGGAAAAGGAGAGCAGGAGTGGGAACTACACTTATCAAAATGAGGACTATATGGGTGACTGGAATGAGAACCATGCAGTAACCACCAGCCCAAGTAGTGACACAGATGAGATTAAAGAAGGATCAGGTTTCAAAGGGAATGTGGGGGGGCCTCCTCCAAAACTGATCCCAGAGTCAGGAAAACTTGAGAGA AACATGGAGAAAACAGTGCTGCGGCCCACTGCCTTCAAACCAGTCATTCCGAAAAGCCGCACCTCCATGCAGTACCTCTCTCCTCGCCATTGTGCCAACGTTCCAGAAAGCCAAAACACCCTGAACCTGCTCAGCCCCACCCATAGGGAAGTGTCGCCCTCCTGCTCCGAGAAACGCAGTTCGTACAGCGGGGCCCGCCACAGTGGCGGCGGGGGGAGCAGTCAGTCCTGCTCGCTGTCGGACTCTGGACGCAACTCCCTCTCCAGCCTGCCACCTTACGGCACCACTGGCTACAGTCTGGCATCAGGAGAGGCCTCTGTAGGCCACATGGAGCCCATGAAGAGTGCTCCATCAGTCGGTGCACACGGACACTCAAATTCAGACAGTGGGCGCTCATCCTCCAGTAAGAGTACAGGCTCTGGGTCGATAAGTGGCCGAGGGCAACCTTTATCTGACAGCGGATCCAGTGGGCGCTCCCCTGGTCCTCTTGATGGTTATGAAGGGGTGGTCAGGGACCTGGAGGACaaactgagggagagagagctggAGCTGCAGCAACTTAGAGACAACCTGGATGAGAATGAAGCCGCTATTTGTCAG GTGTATGAGGAGAAGCAGAAACGCTTTGAACTtgagctggaggagctgaggcAGAGTTGTGCCACCCGGATGCAGACAGCCTCACAGAAGGCCCAGCGCGCCCAGCAGGTGCTTCAGATGCAG GCAtttcagctgcagcaggagaagaagaagctgcaggaggATTTTGCCCAGCTTCTAAAGGAAAGGGAACAACTCGAGGAGCGCTGCACCTCATATGAGCATGAGAAGATCCAGCTGGGGCCTCGGCTTGAAGAGACTAAGTGGGAG gtGTGTCAGAAGTCGGGGGAAATCTCTTTGCTGAAGCAGCAACTGAAGGAGGTGCAGGGAGAGTTGGCTCAACGTGTCGGAGAGATCGTTTCACTGCGGGGTCAACTCAGAGAGGCTCGTGGTGAGCTAACAAACACCCAGGTCCTGCTCCAGGAGGCTCATGGCACTACCCGCACACGAACCCTGGAGCTGGAGGTGTGTGAGAATGAGCTGCAGCGCCGCAAGAGTGAAGCAGAACTCCTAAGAGAGAAGGTTGGACGTCTCGAAGCAGAGTTGGCTCAACTGAAAGATCAGAGCCAGGGAAACAGACAGTGTCAGGTGTTCCAGGAAGCAGAGGAGCACATGCTCGCCTATGAAAGTGACGAGGCAAAGGCTCAGCGGCAGAGCAGCACCGAGGCCTTGCAGAACATGAAGGCGCAGATGGACAGGATGAGGAGTGAGCTGATTTTTGAGCGTCAGCGGGCTGAGCAGCAAATGGGAAGCTTCGAGGAGGAGCGCAGGATAtggcaggaggagaaggacaagGTAATCCGCTACcagaagcagctgcagcagaactATGTACAGATGTATCGCAGGAACCGGGAGCTAGAACAGCACCTGCAGGACCTCAGTCAGGAACTGGAGAGcagggaggaggacgagggcAGTGGCAATGAGATAAACTTTGATGAGGTGGCTGCCACAGAAATTTGA